The following nucleotide sequence is from Acidimicrobiia bacterium.
CCCCAAGCGACGAACCGGTTCCGGTGACCGGAACCGGTGATGTGTCGAGGCGTGGCAGGGTTCGACGCATGTACGGGACCAAGCCGGACAAGCGCCACGACACCGACCATCTCGTCCTGCTTGCACCCGGCCCGGCAGGCTATGGAGCGATCAGCAGGCTGGTGACCCGTGCACAGTTCCGGGGGAGGAAGGATGCTCCACGGTACGCCTTCGGAGACCTCGAGGAAGCGGCTCGGGATGGTTCCCTCGTGGCGCTGTCGGGCTGTTGGCAGGGTGCGGTGCCCCGCGCAGCCACACGAGGCGACCTTGCCGGTGGCATCGCCAGCGCAGCAAGACTCAGGGACATCTTCGGGGACCGGTTCCACATCGAGCTGACACACCACGGGCTCCCCGGAGACGATGACCGCAACGACCTGTTGCATGAGATCGCTACACGGCTCTCCATTCCGACGGTCGCGACGAACAATGTCCACTACGCGCAGCCCACAGACGCCGATCTTGCCGAGGTGCTCGCCGCGATCGCCACACGACGCACACTGGACGCGTCCGATGGGTTCAGGCCGGCGACCGACCTTCGTCACCTCAGGACACCCGACGAGATGCAGCGACGCTTCAGCAGGTATCCCGGTGCGGTTGAACGAGCTGCCGAATTGGGCACTGCCCTCGCATTCGATCTGGATCTCCTGACACCCGAGCTTCCCGATTTCGCCATGCCGGGAGCCTTCACCACCGAGGATGAGTATCTCGCATGGCTCACCCTCGAAGGGGCACGGGAGGTCTATCCGGGGTCTGACGATGGCATTGATCCGGCAGCGCGACGGCGACTCATGCATGAGCTCGGGGTGATCTCCTCACTCGGTTTCGCCGGGTACTTCCTCGTTGCGTGGGACATTGTGCGGTTCGCCAGACAGCGGGGCATCTACTGCCAGATCAGGGGGTCGGGGGCGGACTCTGCGGTGTGCCGATGCCTTGGGGTCACCAGGGTCGATCCGATCAGGCTCGGCCTGCCCTTCGAACGGTTCCTCTCCCATGAACGAGGGAGACCGCCCGACATCGACATCGACTTCGAGGCAGAGAGAAGGGAGGAGGTGATCCAGTACTGCTATCGGCGGTACGGACGCGAGCGTGCCGCCATGGTCGCCAATGTCATCACCTATCGAGCACGCTCGGTCCTCCAGGATGTCGGAAAGGTGTTCGGACTGACCCAGGCGCAGGTCAACGGCCTGACGAAGTACATCGATACGCGAAGCCCGACAGCACTCAGCGAGGTCGTCGATCTTCCCTGTGGGATGACAACCGACCACATCTACGAGATGTGCCGAAGGCTTGACGGTTTCCCCCGTCATCTCGGCATCCATTCCGGGGGGATGGTCATCACGAAGCGTCCGCTGTGGGAAACGACACCACTGGAGTGGGGGAGGATGGCTGACCGCTCGGTCCTCCAGTGGGACAAGAACGACACTGCCGCCATGGGCCTCGTCAAGTTCGACTTGCTTGCCCTCGGAGCCCTCAACGCCCTGCATCTCAGCGTGGATCTCATTGCGCAGGTCCACGGGATCGATGTGGACCTTGCGACGATTCCGCAAGAGCCCGTGGTGTACGACATGCTCACCCGCGCCGACACGGTTGGCGTCTTCCAAGTCGAGTCCCGTGCTCAGATGGCGACGCTGCCGAAGATGAAGCCGAGAACCTTCTATGACCTCGCCATTGAGGTTGCCTTGATCAGGCCGGGGCCGATCCAGGGTCAGTCGGTCCATCCCTATCTGAGAAGGCGCAGCGGCGAAGAACCAGTCACCTATCTGCACCCGGCAGCGGAACCGATTCTCGCGAAGACCCTTGGTGTGCCGATCTTCCAAGAGCAGCTGATGGAACTCGCTCGCGTCTGCGCGGGCTTCACCCCCGGACAGTCTGACCGGCTTCGGCAGGCGATGACCCACAAGCGCTCAGCAGACGAGATGAAGAAACTTCGAGACGAGGTGTACCTGGGTATGGCTGCCAACGGGCTCACCGGGAGACCAGCGGACGAGCTGTGGGAGAAGCTCAAGGGTTTCGCCTCATTCGGATTCCCCGAGTCCCACTCGGTTTCGTTCGCGTACATCGTGTACGCGGCCTCATGGCTGAAGTACCACTGGCCGGCGGAGTTCTTCGCAGGACTCCTGAATGCCCAACCGATGGGGTTCTACTCCCCGAACTCTCTCGTTGCCGATGCCAGCCATCACGGTGTCGAGGTGTTGCCACCAGACATCAATCATTCGATCCACGATTGCACCATCGAGCCGTCCGATGCCGACCGGGGAACGATCTCGTATCTCGGCGGTGTTTGGCGCAAAGGCATGGGCGCCATCGACGATGATGTCCGGATGCCTGTCGCGCTGAGGCTCGGATTGCGGTATGTGCGCAACCTCGGGGAGAGCGACATCACTCGCATCGAAGCTGCTCGTCTCACTGGCGGTGTGTTCGTTTCGACGGACGATTTTGCCAAGCGAACCGGCCTCACCGTGACCGCCCATGAGGCGCTCAGCGCCGCTGGTGCCTTTGCGTCTGTTGGGGTTGGCAGACGGGAGGGAATGTGGGAAGCAGGCGCGCTCTCACAACTCGCCCCCGACCGTTTGGCGCTCGGATCGGGGGCCGCTCGTCCGGATCTTCCTCCGATGGGGCCCACCGAGCGCGTCGAGGCCGACCTGTGGTCAACGGGGATCTCGATGACACATCCTGTCAGTCTGATCCGGACCAAGTTGGACGAACGGGGGGTCACTCCCATCGCCATCGCTCTTGGGTATCGTCAGAA
It contains:
- a CDS encoding error-prone DNA polymerase; its protein translation is MARYAELHCHTNYSFLDGASWPDEIVQRAGDLDYVALGITDHDGFRGAVQVHAAATHAGVPIVYGTEIGLPATPSSEESVERIVAPSDEPVPVTGTGDVSRRGRVRRMYGTKPDKRHDTDHLVLLAPGPAGYGAISRLVTRAQFRGRKDAPRYAFGDLEEAARDGSLVALSGCWQGAVPRAATRGDLAGGIASAARLRDIFGDRFHIELTHHGLPGDDDRNDLLHEIATRLSIPTVATNNVHYAQPTDADLAEVLAAIATRRTLDASDGFRPATDLRHLRTPDEMQRRFSRYPGAVERAAELGTALAFDLDLLTPELPDFAMPGAFTTEDEYLAWLTLEGAREVYPGSDDGIDPAARRRLMHELGVISSLGFAGYFLVAWDIVRFARQRGIYCQIRGSGADSAVCRCLGVTRVDPIRLGLPFERFLSHERGRPPDIDIDFEAERREEVIQYCYRRYGRERAAMVANVITYRARSVLQDVGKVFGLTQAQVNGLTKYIDTRSPTALSEVVDLPCGMTTDHIYEMCRRLDGFPRHLGIHSGGMVITKRPLWETTPLEWGRMADRSVLQWDKNDTAAMGLVKFDLLALGALNALHLSVDLIAQVHGIDVDLATIPQEPVVYDMLTRADTVGVFQVESRAQMATLPKMKPRTFYDLAIEVALIRPGPIQGQSVHPYLRRRSGEEPVTYLHPAAEPILAKTLGVPIFQEQLMELARVCAGFTPGQSDRLRQAMTHKRSADEMKKLRDEVYLGMAANGLTGRPADELWEKLKGFASFGFPESHSVSFAYIVYAASWLKYHWPAEFFAGLLNAQPMGFYSPNSLVADASHHGVEVLPPDINHSIHDCTIEPSDADRGTISYLGGVWRKGMGAIDDDVRMPVALRLGLRYVRNLGESDITRIEAARLTGGVFVSTDDFAKRTGLTVTAHEALSAAGAFASVGVGRREGMWEAGALSQLAPDRLALGSGAARPDLPPMGPTERVEADLWSTGISMTHPVSLIRTKLDERGVTPIAIALGYRQNRPTVTVAGIVTHRQRPETANGVRFFNLEDETGIMNIIMMPAVWDANYEIARKAIGAVITGTLRYRDGVTNLVAQRLDTWPAPDLPSRDFR